The DNA region GGCTCGGCCACCCCGGCCTGCCTGGCCGCGTCGAGCCAGGACTGGAGCTGCTCGTGCCAGGTCGCCGCCAGCTCGGCCTCGGTGAGTTCGCCCTGGTCGTAGGAGACCCGCATGGTGGGCAGTTCCAGGGTGATGTCGCCGTCCGCCATCCGCCGCTCCTCCGTGAAGGTTTCGACAACCGACGTTACGGGGTATCCAGATGAACGGAAACCGCCCGTGCGGTGACAGCGACCACGAACGTGGAACGAGCGGCGGCCGGCGGGTTACGAGTTAGTGCTGATCGACAAACTGAATCGATCCACTGGATCGTGACCGAAGACACCGCCGTGAACGATTGCTAACCGCGCTCGCGAGGAGCATGGTTTGGCCAGCCGTGCAGTGGTGCCCGGCGTCGGTGGCCTGCACATCTCGGCCTCCCGCTGCCGCTGCGCGAATCCGTCGGGGACATGGCGCGAAAGGCGAGGCAAATGCACAACGCGGTGCAGGAAAAAGAGCAGGTACCGGACCAACCGGATGACGGGTTCCGCCCCGGTCTGGAAGGCGTCGTCGCTTTCCGCACCGAGATCGCCGAGCCCGATCGCGACGGCGGCGCGCTGCGCTACCGCGGCGTGGACATCGAGGACCTCGTCGGCAAGGTGACCTTCGGCAACGTCTGGGCGCTGCTGGTCGACGGCCGTTTCGGCCCCGGCCTGCCGCCCGCCGAGCCGTTCCCGCTGCCGGTGCACTCCGGTGACGTCCGGGTCGACGTCCAGGCGGGCCTGGCGATGCTCGCCCCGATCTGGGGCTACCAGCCCCTGCTCGACATCAGCGACGACGAGGCCCGCGACCAGCTGGCCCGCGCGTCGGTCATGGCGCTGTCCTACGTCGCCCAGTCCGCGCGCGGCATCCACCAGCCCGCCGTGCCGCAGAAGCGCATCGACGAGTGCACCTCGATCACCGAGCGCTTCATGACCCGCTGGCGCGGCGAGCCCGACCCCAAGCACGTCCAGGCGGTCGACGCCTACTGGGTCTCCGGCGCCGAGCACGGCCTCAACGCCTCCACCTTCACCGCCCGCGTCATCGCCTCCACCGGCGCCGACGTGGCGGCCTCGCTGTCGGGCGCCATCGGCGCGATGTCCGGCCCGCTGCACGGCGGCGCCCCCGCCCGCGTGCTGCCGATGATCGAGGCCGTGGAGAAGTCCGGCGACGCCCGCGGCTTCGTCAAGGGCATCCTCGACCGCGGCGAGCGCCTGATGGGCTTCGGCCACCGCGTCTACCGCGCCGAGGACCCGCGCGCCCGCGTGCTGCGCCGCACCTGCCAGGAACTCGGTGCCGAGCGCTACGACGTCGCGGTCGCGCTGGAGCAGGCCGCACTGGCCGAGCTGCGCGAGCGCCGCCCGGACCGCGCGATCGAGACCAACGTCGAGTTCTGGGCCGCGGTGATCCTCGACTTCGCCGAGGTCCCGCCGCACATGATGCCCGCGATGTTCACCTGCGCCAGGACGGCGGGCTGGTGCGCGCACATCATGGAGCAGAAGCGCACCGGCAGACTGGTCCGACCGGCCGCCAAGTACATCGGCCCGGCCCCGCGTGGGCCGGAAGAGGTCGAGGGCTGGAACGAGATCGCCCACCTCTGAGTCTTCGCGAGACGAAGCGCCCGACCGTCGCAACCGGCCGGGCGCTTCGTCGTCTGTGGGTCAGGCCGGTGTCTTGGTCATCCGGCGCAGGGACACCGCGTCGTGAGCGGAGAAGGCCGTCACCTCGGCGCCGTGGTCGCGGACCAGCTCCCGCAGCCGGGCCTGGTTGGCCAGTCGAGACTTCTTGTCCGCCTGCATGATCGTCTCGAACATCGATAGCAGCGGCGGCACCGGCAACTCGGCCGGGTCGACCTCACCGCGGTGGAAGAAGGCGTCGCCCGCGTGCAGGAGCCAGCCGTCGGGGGCGTTGACCGCGATGCCGACGTGCCCGCGGGTGTGGCCCGTCAGCGGCACCAGCAGGAAGTCGTCGGACAGCCCGACCAGCCCGCGCACGGACTCGAAGCCGAACCAGGGTTCGCCGTCGGCGTCGGGGTAGATCTCCCACTTGGGCTCGTGCGCCCACTGCGCGGCGCGGAAGCGCTGGCGGTCACGGTAGGTCGCCTGGGCGGTCGCGACCTGGTGTTCCGGGCCGTAGACGTGCACCGTCGCGTCCGGGAAGTCGCGCAGGCCGCCCGCGTGGTCGAGGTCCATGTGCGTCAGCAGGATGTGCCGGACGTCGGAAGCCTTGTGTCCCAATGCCTCCACCTGTCGGATGGCCGACATCGACGGGTCGGCGACCGGCCGCACCAAGTGGACGAACTCGCGCGGCAGGGTACCGGGCAGCGACGCCAGGTCGGCCTCACCGAAGCCGGTGTCGATCAGCACCAGCCCCTCGGCGGTCTCCACGAGAAGCACATGGCAGACCATGTGGGCGAAGCGGAAGTAGCCGGGCTCGCCGTCGAGCAGCTTGGCGCCCATAGGGTGCATCGAGCCGCAGTTCAGGTGGTGCACACGCACGTCAGAGTCCTCTCACCAGGGTTCGCAGTGTCGCGCCGACGTCGTACAGCGGCGCGGTGTCTCGGTTGGTTCTGGCCAGCAGTTGAGCGCCTTCCAGCGCGGCCAGCACGGTCGTGGCCAGCGCGTCGGGGTGGGGGACGCCGTGCTGGACAAGGAAATCGCGGGTGACGGTGTGCCAGGAGGCGAACGCCGTGACGCACGCGGCGCGCACGACGTCACCGCCGTCCGGAGCGACCGTTCCAATAGGACAGCCACGCTGGAAGTTCGACGCGGCGAGGTGTTCGGCCAGCCCGTCGACCACCGCGTCGAGTCCGGCGGCCGGGTCGGGCGCGGCGGCGAGGGTCGTGCGCACCCAGTCGCACAGCTCGGCCGCGGCCATCGTGACGGCCTCGGCGGCGAGCTGCTCCTTGCCGCCGGGGAAGTGGAAGTACAGCGAGCCCTTGGGGAGCCCGCCTTCGGCGAGGACCTGGTTGAGGCCCGTGCCGTGGTAGCCCTGGGTGCGGAACAGCGTCGCCGCGGTCCGCAGCGTTCGTTCCCGTGTGTCGTTTCGACGGCCCATGGGACGTACTATACAGACCGGTCTATTTCCGTCCAGTAGGGTTGTCGGACATGGACTACGAGATCCAATACGGCGGCGCCCGCGCGTCGATCGCGGGGACCGGCGCGACGCTGCGGGCCTTCGAGGTCGACGGCGTGCCCTACCTGGAGACCTTCGCCGCGGGCGCCCGGGCGCCGCTGGGCTCCGGCGCGGTCCTGCTGCCCTGGCCGAACCGGACAGCGGGTGCCCAGTGGGACTTCCACGGCGAGAAGCAGCGCCTTGAGGTCACCGAGCCCGCCCGGGGCAACGCCAGTCACGGGCTGGTCCGGCACGCGGCGTGGGCGCCGGTCGAGGTCGCCGAGGCGACGGTCGCGCTGGCCGTCGAGATCATCGACGAGCCCGGCTGGCCCTTCCGCTTCCGCGCGACGATCACCTACGCGCTGGACCACCGCGGCCTCGTGGTCACCCACGGCGTCGAGAACCTGGGCGAGCGGACCATGCCCTTCGGCGTCGGAGCCCACCCGTATCCCCGCCCCGGCCGCGCGGACCTGGAGACCTGCGAGCTGACCCTGGCCGCCACCAGCCACCTCCCGCTCGACCCCGACAAGATGACCCCGGCCGGTCCCGCCGCCCCGGCGAAGCTGCACCGCAAACCTTTGCGCGACCTCGTCCTCGACGACGCCTTCGGCGACTGCGCCCCAGGTCAGGACGGCCTGGTCCGGCACACCCTGGCCGGACCGGACGGCGGCGTCGAGGTGTGGGCGGACCCGGTGTTCCGGTGGGTCCAGGTGTTCACCCCGGCCGAGTTCCCCGGCAGGCCGGGCCGGGCGGTCGCGATCGAGCCGATGACCTGCCCGCCCGACGCGCTCAACTCCGGCACGGACCTGCTGCGGGTCGCCCCCGGCGGATCATGGTCCGCATCCTGGGGCATCACGCCGCTAGGGTTGGCGTTGTGACTATCGCGGTGACTGGCGGATACGTAGTTCCCATACACGGCACGCCCATCGAGGACGGGACAGTGCTGATCGCGGACGGCAAGATCGTCGCGGTCGGCGCGGCGGCCGACGTCGAGGTGCCCGACGACGCGGAGATCATCGACGCGTCCGGGTCGTGGGTGCTGCCCGGGTTCGTCGAGGCGCACGCGCACGTCGGCGTGAACGAGGAGGGCGAGGGCTGGGCCGGGCAGGACACCAACGAGATGACCGACCCGGTCACCGCGAAGGTCCGCGCCATCGACGGCATCAACCCCGACGACGAGGGCTTCCGCGACGCGCTCGCGGGCGGGGTCACCACTGTGGTGGTCAAACCCGGCTCGGGCAACGTGATCGGCGGGCACACCGTCGCGGTGAAGGCGTGGGGCCGGACCGTGGACGAGATGCTGCTGCGCGACCCGGTCAGCATGAAGAGCGCCCTCGGCGAGAACCCCAAGCGCGTCTACGGCGAGAAGAAGACCATGCCGTCGACCCGTCTCGGCGTCGCCGCGGTCATCCGCGAGGCGCTGACCAAGGCCCAGGACTACAAGGCGCGCAAGGAGAACGCGGCCGAGGAGGGCAAGCCGTTCGACCGCGACCTGACCAACGAGGCGCTGGTCGCGGTGCTCGACGGCGACCTGCCATGGTGCCAGCACGCCCACCGCGCCGACGACATCGCCACCGCCATCCGGCTGGCCGACGAGTTCGGCTACCGGCTGGTGATCAATCACGGCACCGAGGCGCACCTGCTGGCCGACCTGATCGCCGAGCGCGACATCCCGGTGGTCATCGGCCCGCTGATCGTCAGCCGCTCCAAGGTCGAGGTCCGCCGCCGCGACTTCCGCAACCCGGGCATCCTGGCGCGCGCGGGCGTGCGCATCGCGATCACCACCGACGCGCCGGTCGTGCCGATCAACTTTTTGGTCCACCAGGCCACTTTCGCGGTCAAGGAAGGCCTGGACGCCGAGACCGCGCTGCGCTCGATCACGGTCAACCCGGCCGAGATGCTCGACCTGGACGACCGGGTCGGCGCCCTCAAGCCCGGCCTCGACGCCGACCTCGTCATCTGGTCCGGCGATCCGCTGGACGTGATGAGCCGCGCGATGCGGGTGTTCATCGACGGCCGCGAGGTCTACCGCTTCGACGAGACCACCGGCGTCGGCGTCACCGAGAACCCGTTCTACCGCGAGGGAAACTAAGAGCTGATCACGTCGTCGACGGTCCGCTCGGGGTTCTGGCCGCAGCCGTAGAGGACCGCGGAGACGATGTACGGGTCTTGTTCACGGAGCGGTTCGTTGCGGGCGCGGTAGATCCGCTCCAGCAGCGACCGCTGGTCGGCGGTGGACATGGCGAAGAACGTGCGGCAGCTGGTGGTGCCGTCGGGCAGTGGCACGTCGGTGAGGTTCAGGTACACCGCGCGGCCGCCGATCGCCAGTCCCACCGCGGCCAGCGTTCCCACCACGGCGATGGCGACCTTGCGGGCCGGGAACCGGGCGGCGACATCGACGGGCTCGGGTGCGCCGATGTCGGTCGCCCGCACCATTCCGGCGATCAGGTCGCGGAATCCCGGATCGTCCTTGAACTGCCGGTTGAGCGCGTCGACCAGCGGCCTGCGCCGGGCGGGCGCGGCCGGGTCGGCGGCGAACAGGTCGAACGTGCCCGCGGTGCCCGTGCGGCGAAGCCTGCCGATCACCGCGTCGTAGAGCGTGTCCGCGGCGCGTTGCCGCTGGCCCGTGATCGTCCTCGCCACCAGTTGGGCGAGGACCTCGACCACGTGCTCGGCCAGCGTCGGGAAACTCAAGGGAACCCCCACAGTCTCGGGACAGACTTCGGTGTACCGGGTTGATCGTCGGGAAGCCCGGCAACGTAAGTCGGGGGCGGTGTCTAATTGCCGCCGATCACCCGTTGCGGAGCTGACGGGCGATCACCATACGCTGGATCTGGTTCGTACCCTCAAATATCTGAGGGACCTTCGCCTCTCGCATGTACCGCTCGACCGGGAAATCGCGGGTGTAACCGGCGCCGCCGAGCACCTGCACCGCGTCGGTGGTGACCTTCATGGCGGCGTCGGTGGCCACCAGTTTCGCGATGGACGCCTGGCGCACGAACGGCAGTCCGCGGTCGCGCCTGCGGGCGGCCTCCAGGTAGGTCGCGCGGGCCGACTCGACCGCGGCGGCCATGTCGGCGAGCAGGAACTCGACACCTTGGAACTCGATGATGGCCGAGCCGAACTGGGTGCGCTGCTTGGCGTAGGCGACCGCCTCGTCGAGCGCGGCCTGCGCCAGGCCGACCGCGCACGCGGCGATGCCGAGCCTGCCGGAGTTCAGCGCCACCAGGGCGATCTTGAGCCCCTGGCCTTCGACGCCGAGGAGCCGGTCGGCGTCGACCCTGGCGTTGTCGAAGATCATCTGGGCGGTGGTGGAGCCGGTGAGGCCCATCTTGCGCTCGGGTGCCGCGGCCGAGAGACCCGGAGTTTCCCCATCGACGAGCAGGCAGCTGATGCCCTTGCCGCCGTTATCTGACGTGCGGACCATGGTGGTGTAGAAGTCCGCGTGCCCCGCGTGGGTGATCCACGCCTTGGTGCCGTTCACTACATACTGGTCGCCGTCGCGGGTCGCCCTGGTCGACAGCGCCGCCGCGTCCGAGCCCGCGTGGGTCTCCGAAAGCGCGTACGCGCCGAGCAGTTCGCCGCCGAGCATGTCGGGCAGGAACCGGTCGCGCTGCTCGTCGGTGCCGTGCTCGGAGAGCGCGAAGCAGGACATGGTGTGCACCGACAGGCCGACGCCGACCGACATCCACGCCGCGGCGATCTCTTCGAGGACCTGCAGGTAGACCTCGTACGACAGGGCCGAGCCGCCCCACTTCTCCGCGTAGGGCAGGCCGAGCAGGCCGCTGCGGCCGAGCAGCTTGAACTGCTCGCGTGGGAAGCGCTCCTGCTCCTCGTACGCCGCGGCGAGCGGCGCGAGTTCGTCGCGCGCGATCTCGCGGGTGAGCTTGAGCAGGTCCTCCGCCTCGGTGGTCGGCAGCAGGCGCTCGGCGGGCATGGTCGTCCTCCGGGATACGGGAAGCGGTACGGGCGAGTGTACGAGAAACAGTACTGAGGGACGCCTCAGCGTACTGTTTTCGCCGCGCGGTTGTCGATACGCTGGTCCGCATGACCACCGCCCGCCGCGCCCCGACGGCCCGTCAGGCGGCCCTGCTGGAGGAGCTGCTCGCGCTGTTCCTGCGCGACGGGTTCGCCGAGTCGACGCTGGACGACTTCGCCGCCCGCCTGCACTGCTCCAAGTCCACGCTCTACGCGCTGGCGCCGAGCAAGGAACAGTTGGCCCGCAAGGTCGTCGGCCACTTCTTCCGCGGCGCGACCGAGCGGATCGAGAAGGACGTCGCCGCCGCGCGCGACGCCAGGGACCGGATCGTGCGCTACCTGGCGGGCGCGGGCGAGGAGATGAGCCGGGCCACCGCCGCGTTCGTCGCCGACGTCGCCGCGTTCCCCTCGACCAGGCGGGTCTACGAGCGCAACGCGCTGGCCGCCGCCGCCCGCATCCGCGCCTTCATCCAGGAGGGCGTCGCCGACGGGCTGTTCCGGGACGTGCACGCCCGGCTGGTCGGGGAGATGGTCGGCTGGATCATCGAGGGCATCCAGACCGGCGTGCTCGGCGCCAGGGCCGAGGTATCCGACGCCGAGGCGTTCGCCGGGCTGGCGGATCTACTGCTGCGCGGCCTGGACCCAGGACGATCGGGTGTGTGATACGTGTCCCAACGCAACCCATCCGGCCGGCGTACGGCTGTCCGATATGCGCTCGGACCACTAGCGTAGGGGGTTCAGGACCCCAACGGGGCGGTGCTGTGCCGCGGCGGTCACCCAGCCGCGCCTCGCACCCGACCACGGGCCACACCGGCTCGGCTCGGACCGCCGCCTCGCGACCGAGTGTGAGAGGTAAGTCCATGCCCGACGGGACCGTAGCGCCCACCGGCACCGAGCAGACCGCCACCATCGCCTACCCGGGCGGCGCGCATGAGATGGCGGTCGTGCCCGCCACCGAGGGCACATCCGGTGTCGACCTAGGCAAGTTGCTGGCCAAGACCGGGCTGGTCACCCTGGACCCCGGTTTCGTCAACACAGCGGCGTGCTCGTCGGCGATCACCTACATCGACGGCGACGCGGGGATCCTGCGCTATCGCGGCTATCCGATCGAGCAGCTGGCCGAGAAGTCGACCTTCCTGGAGGTCAGCTACCTGCTGATCTTCGGTGAGCTGCCGGGGGCCGCCGAGCTGGAGGAGTTCACCCACAAGATCAGCAGGCACACCCTGCTGCACGAGGACCTCAAGCGCTTCTTCGACGGCTTCCCGCGCGACGCGCACCCGATGCCGGTGCTGTCCTCGGCGGTGTCGGCGCTGTCGACCTTCTACCAGGACAGCCTCAACCCGTTCGACCCCAGGCACGTCGAGATCTCCACGATCCGACTGCTCGCCAAGCTGCCGACGATCGCGGCCTACGCCTACAAGAAGTCCGTCGGCCAGCCGTTCCTCTACCCGGACAACTCCCTTGGCCTGGTGCAGAACTTCCTGCGCATGACCTTCGGGCTGCCCGCGGAGAACTACGAGGTCGACCCGGACCTGGTTCGCGCGCTCGACCTGCTGTTCGTGCTGCACGCCGACCACGAGCAGAACTGCTCGACCTCCACGGTGCGCCTGGTCGGCTCGTCGGAGGCCAACCTCTTCGCCAGCGTGTCCGCGGGCATCAACGCCCTGTTCGGCCCGCTGCACGGCGGCGCGAACAGCGCGGTGCTGGAGATGCTGGAAGGCATCCGCGACGGCGGCGACAGCGTCGAGACCTTCATCAACAAGGTGAAGAACAAGCAAGACGGCGTCAAGCTCATGGGCTTCGGCCACCGGGTCTACAAGAACTACGACCCGCGCGCGGCGATCATCAAGAAGACCGCCGACGAGATCCTCGGCAAGCTCGGCGGCGACGACTCGCTGCTGGAGATCGCCCAGCGGCTGGAGGAGCACGCGCTCAACGACGACTATTTCGTCGAGCGCAAGCTCTACCCGAACGTCGACTTCTACACCGGCCTGATCTACCGGGCCATGGGCTTCCCGACGAAGTTCTTCACCGTGCTGTTCGCCCTTGGCCGCCTGCCCGGCTGGATCGCCCACTGGCGCGAGATGATGAACGACCCGGCCACCAAGATCGGCCGCCCGCGCCAGGTCTACATCGGACCAACCGAGCGCGACTACAAGCCCGTCAGCGAACGGTAGCCGCCTCCCCGGAATTTCTACGTTTGGTTGCCAGTGCTGGAAACGTGCCGGTAGGCGGTCACCGTGGTCGGCTGCCGTCACGGTGCCCCTTGGGTGCGGTCTGTTGGGGCGACAGATTCTTCGCGCGGGGCCGTCTCAAGTCGGGCGGCCCCGTTTGCTTGCCGGGGCAGGTTCGGGGATGGCCCGTGTTCTGTCTGAAGTGGATAGTGCGCTAACTCTGGAGGGCTTCCCGGAGCTTGAGGCGGGCGCCGGTGCGCAGCGCGGCGCCCGCGTAGACCCGGCCGCCCAGCCAGGCCAGTCCGGCCACCGACAGCAGGGTGAGCACGGCCGCCAGGGCGATCTCCCAGCCTTGGACCGCGTCGAGTGCGATGCGGCCGGGGATCAGGATGGGGGAGAACGGCGGGATCAGTGACAACACGGTCGTCGCCGTGCCCGACGGGGCGCGGGAGAGCAGGCCGAAACCCAGGACGAAGGCCAGGACCAGCACCATCGTGATCGGCAGCAGGACCGACTGGGTCTCCTCCTGCCGCGACACCAGCGAGCCCGCCGAGGCGAAGACCGTGGCGTAGAACAGGTATCCGAGCAGGTACCACACGATTCCCCAGACCAGCGTGCTCGTCGCGGCGCCGGTGATGGTGAGGACGTCGGTGGCGGTGGCCAGGATCAGGCCGACCGCGCCGATCACGGTGAACTGGGCCAGGCCGACCAGGCCGAGGCCGACGACCTTGCCCAGCAGCAGCTGCCACGGGCGGACCGTGGCCAGCAGGACCTCCACGACCCGGCTGGACTTCTCCTCCACGACGCCGTGGGCGACCATCGTGCCGTAGAGCAGCAACGCCATATAGAGCATCGCGACGATCACCAGCGCCACCGCGAGCCGCTGGTCGTGGCTGGGATCGGGCGGGCCGAGCGCGTGCACGTCGGCGGTGGCGTCGGCCACGGTGTCGAGGACCTGGTCGGGGTCGAGGTCCTCCACCGCGGCGAGCTGGGCGCGCAGGACCTGTTCCTGGACGATGGCGTTGAGCGCCTTGCGCAGGTCCTCGTCGAGCGTCTCGCGGACCAGCACCCGAAGCGCCGCGGGGGCGCCGCTGACCAGCACATCGAGTTCGCCGTCGGCCACCATGGTCTCGCCCGCGCCGAGGTCGTCGATCAAGACGGTGCGCACCGCGACGCCGCGGGAGTTGGCCTGGTCCTGCAACTGGCCCGTGATCGCGGTGGCCTGGCCGGACAGCCCGACCCGGCTGGTGGGCTCCCCGGCGAACAGGGCGCTCTGCATGAGGACGAACGCGGTGAGGACGGCCAGGGACACCGCCGTGCCGATGAGGAACGACTTGGTGCGCAGCCGGGCGTTGAGTTCCCGCCGGGCGATCAGCCACACCGTCCGCCGCAGGCTCACCGGCTTGCGGCGCGCCCGCGCTGGGTCCAGTGGCGCGGCGGCGAACGCGGTCACCGGTCGGCTCCGACAACGTCGCGGAACAGCTCGGTCAGCGAGGGGCGGTGCCTGCTGAACTCGTGTACCGGGCCGGTGGCCAGCGCGGCGGCCAGGACGGGTTGGTCGTCGGCGCCCTCGGCCAGGCGCAGGCGGGTGTGGCCGTTTCCGGCGTCGAGGACCGTGGCACCCGGGACGCCGTCGGCCCACCCGGGAGCGGCGCCGGGCGCGTGCACCATCAGCGTCGTCCCGCTGCCTTCGCGTAGTTCGTCGACCGTGCCGCAGGCCACCATGTGTCCACTTCGGATGATCCCGACCCGGTCGCACAGCCGCTCGACGAGGTCGAGCTGGTGGCTGGAGAACAGCACCGGCACCCCGGTGTCGGCCTGTTCGCGCAGCACCCCCGCGAGCACGTCGACGGCGATCGGGTCGAGGCCGGAGAACGGCTCGTCCAACACCAGCACCTCGGGGTCGTGCACCAGCGCCGCGGCCAGCTGCACTCGCTGCTGGTTGCCCAGGCTCAGCTTCTGCACCTCGTCGCCGCGGTGCTCGCGTAGGCCGAGGCGGGCGATCCAGGACTCGGCGTTGCGGTGGGCCTCGTTGACGCCGAAACCGTGCAGTTCGGCCAGATAGACCAACTGGTCGAGCACCTTCATCCGCGGGTACAGCCCGCGCTCCTCCGGCAGGTAGCC from Alloactinosynnema sp. L-07 includes:
- a CDS encoding citrate synthase 2, whose product is MHNAVQEKEQVPDQPDDGFRPGLEGVVAFRTEIAEPDRDGGALRYRGVDIEDLVGKVTFGNVWALLVDGRFGPGLPPAEPFPLPVHSGDVRVDVQAGLAMLAPIWGYQPLLDISDDEARDQLARASVMALSYVAQSARGIHQPAVPQKRIDECTSITERFMTRWRGEPDPKHVQAVDAYWVSGAEHGLNASTFTARVIASTGADVAASLSGAIGAMSGPLHGGAPARVLPMIEAVEKSGDARGFVKGILDRGERLMGFGHRVYRAEDPRARVLRRTCQELGAERYDVAVALEQAALAELRERRPDRAIETNVEFWAAVILDFAEVPPHMMPAMFTCARTAGWCAHIMEQKRTGRLVRPAAKYIGPAPRGPEEVEGWNEIAHL
- a CDS encoding amidohydrolase codes for the protein MTIAVTGGYVVPIHGTPIEDGTVLIADGKIVAVGAAADVEVPDDAEIIDASGSWVLPGFVEAHAHVGVNEEGEGWAGQDTNEMTDPVTAKVRAIDGINPDDEGFRDALAGGVTTVVVKPGSGNVIGGHTVAVKAWGRTVDEMLLRDPVSMKSALGENPKRVYGEKKTMPSTRLGVAAVIREALTKAQDYKARKENAAEEGKPFDRDLTNEALVAVLDGDLPWCQHAHRADDIATAIRLADEFGYRLVINHGTEAHLLADLIAERDIPVVIGPLIVSRSKVEVRRRDFRNPGILARAGVRIAITTDAPVVPINFLVHQATFAVKEGLDAETALRSITVNPAEMLDLDDRVGALKPGLDADLVIWSGDPLDVMSRAMRVFIDGREVYRFDETTGVGVTENPFYREGN
- a CDS encoding MBL fold metallo-hydrolase, whose protein sequence is MRVHHLNCGSMHPMGAKLLDGEPGYFRFAHMVCHVLLVETAEGLVLIDTGFGEADLASLPGTLPREFVHLVRPVADPSMSAIRQVEALGHKASDVRHILLTHMDLDHAGGLRDFPDATVHVYGPEHQVATAQATYRDRQRFRAAQWAHEPKWEIYPDADGEPWFGFESVRGLVGLSDDFLLVPLTGHTRGHVGIAVNAPDGWLLHAGDAFFHRGEVDPAELPVPPLLSMFETIMQADKKSRLANQARLRELVRDHGAEVTAFSAHDAVSLRRMTKTPA
- a CDS encoding ABC transporter ATP-binding protein — encoded protein: MLEIDKVSKRYGEVLACDHLSFQVRAGELFGFVGGNGAGKTTTMRIILGVVRPDGGQARWAGAPIDHDARRAFGYLPEERGLYPRMKVLDQLVYLAELHGFGVNEAHRNAESWIARLGLREHRGDEVQKLSLGNQQRVQLAAALVHDPEVLVLDEPFSGLDPIAVDVLAGVLREQADTGVPVLFSSHQLDLVERLCDRVGIIRSGHMVACGTVDELREGSGTTLMVHAPGAAPGWADGVPGATVLDAGNGHTRLRLAEGADDQPVLAAALATGPVHEFSRHRPSLTELFRDVVGADR
- a CDS encoding TetR/AcrR family transcriptional regulator: MGRRNDTRERTLRTAATLFRTQGYHGTGLNQVLAEGGLPKGSLYFHFPGGKEQLAAEAVTMAAAELCDWVRTTLAAAPDPAAGLDAVVDGLAEHLAASNFQRGCPIGTVAPDGGDVVRAACVTAFASWHTVTRDFLVQHGVPHPDALATTVLAALEGAQLLARTNRDTAPLYDVGATLRTLVRGL
- a CDS encoding citrate synthase gives rise to the protein MPDGTVAPTGTEQTATIAYPGGAHEMAVVPATEGTSGVDLGKLLAKTGLVTLDPGFVNTAACSSAITYIDGDAGILRYRGYPIEQLAEKSTFLEVSYLLIFGELPGAAELEEFTHKISRHTLLHEDLKRFFDGFPRDAHPMPVLSSAVSALSTFYQDSLNPFDPRHVEISTIRLLAKLPTIAAYAYKKSVGQPFLYPDNSLGLVQNFLRMTFGLPAENYEVDPDLVRALDLLFVLHADHEQNCSTSTVRLVGSSEANLFASVSAGINALFGPLHGGANSAVLEMLEGIRDGGDSVETFINKVKNKQDGVKLMGFGHRVYKNYDPRAAIIKKTADEILGKLGGDDSLLEIAQRLEEHALNDDYFVERKLYPNVDFYTGLIYRAMGFPTKFFTVLFALGRLPGWIAHWREMMNDPATKIGRPRQVYIGPTERDYKPVSER
- a CDS encoding ABC transporter permease; translation: MTAFAAAPLDPARARRKPVSLRRTVWLIARRELNARLRTKSFLIGTAVSLAVLTAFVLMQSALFAGEPTSRVGLSGQATAITGQLQDQANSRGVAVRTVLIDDLGAGETMVADGELDVLVSGAPAALRVLVRETLDEDLRKALNAIVQEQVLRAQLAAVEDLDPDQVLDTVADATADVHALGPPDPSHDQRLAVALVIVAMLYMALLLYGTMVAHGVVEEKSSRVVEVLLATVRPWQLLLGKVVGLGLVGLAQFTVIGAVGLILATATDVLTITGAATSTLVWGIVWYLLGYLFYATVFASAGSLVSRQEETQSVLLPITMVLVLAFVLGFGLLSRAPSGTATTVLSLIPPFSPILIPGRIALDAVQGWEIALAAVLTLLSVAGLAWLGGRVYAGAALRTGARLKLREALQS
- a CDS encoding acyl-CoA dehydrogenase family protein, with the protein product MPAERLLPTTEAEDLLKLTREIARDELAPLAAAYEEQERFPREQFKLLGRSGLLGLPYAEKWGGSALSYEVYLQVLEEIAAAWMSVGVGLSVHTMSCFALSEHGTDEQRDRFLPDMLGGELLGAYALSETHAGSDAAALSTRATRDGDQYVVNGTKAWITHAGHADFYTTMVRTSDNGGKGISCLLVDGETPGLSAAAPERKMGLTGSTTAQMIFDNARVDADRLLGVEGQGLKIALVALNSGRLGIAACAVGLAQAALDEAVAYAKQRTQFGSAIIEFQGVEFLLADMAAAVESARATYLEAARRRDRGLPFVRQASIAKLVATDAAMKVTTDAVQVLGGAGYTRDFPVERYMREAKVPQIFEGTNQIQRMVIARQLRNG
- a CDS encoding TetR/AcrR family transcriptional regulator; amino-acid sequence: MTTARRAPTARQAALLEELLALFLRDGFAESTLDDFAARLHCSKSTLYALAPSKEQLARKVVGHFFRGATERIEKDVAAARDARDRIVRYLAGAGEEMSRATAAFVADVAAFPSTRRVYERNALAAAARIRAFIQEGVADGLFRDVHARLVGEMVGWIIEGIQTGVLGARAEVSDAEAFAGLADLLLRGLDPGRSGV
- a CDS encoding aldose 1-epimerase family protein, coding for MDYEIQYGGARASIAGTGATLRAFEVDGVPYLETFAAGARAPLGSGAVLLPWPNRTAGAQWDFHGEKQRLEVTEPARGNASHGLVRHAAWAPVEVAEATVALAVEIIDEPGWPFRFRATITYALDHRGLVVTHGVENLGERTMPFGVGAHPYPRPGRADLETCELTLAATSHLPLDPDKMTPAGPAAPAKLHRKPLRDLVLDDAFGDCAPGQDGLVRHTLAGPDGGVEVWADPVFRWVQVFTPAEFPGRPGRAVAIEPMTCPPDALNSGTDLLRVAPGGSWSASWGITPLGLAL